Part of the Sorghum bicolor cultivar BTx623 chromosome 1, Sorghum_bicolor_NCBIv3, whole genome shotgun sequence genome, GATGCTAGTTGTGGGTGATTCTCTGGGTCTGTCCCTCCGAACGCGAGTACCTTGAAGAGGTAACAGAACTCTGCATCTGACAAGCTTCTGAGGACAATTGGCTTTACTGTTCCAAACCTCGCAATCTCTTGGAACCTACTCATGATGATCACTTTGCTTCCTGTGCCCATCTGTGACGATGCATCTGAATAAAACTTTACCCATTCACTGTTATCCACATCTGAAATAAACTCCACAACAACTAAAGTTCTTACAGGCATGATTGTTTCACGGCTTTCTTTCAGAAAGTTGTTGCTTTTAAAGTGCAATACCGAGGAGAAGTGAGAGCGAATCATATCATCGTTGCAAGCAAACCCAACTAAGCTTTTCTTCCCGGCTCTGTATGCACCAATTACTGGCACAACAGCTGGAACATCTAGAGGAGAGTTGTCTTGCAACAGGGCGTTGATCAGCTCCTGCTTTTCGACGATGCGACTGAACATGAAATTGTCAATGTAGATATAGGTGTCATAGGGTCTTTTATGCATCTGCTTGCACCCACCCAGTAGAATGACAAACTCTGTCATATTTGCAACAACGGTTTCCAATTTTTCCAGTGAAGCTTGTAGCTCATGGTTGGAAACCTTGATAGTCCCAACGGTAGAAGCTGCTGCACGGGTGCGCTTAACAGGAGTTGGCAAGGCAGATGATTGTGTCACCTGGTTTTGGAGTGGGGCTTCCTCAGCAGGCTTGAACCTGAAGGTGTTGAGCACATGATAGCCTTGGTACATGCCATCAACAAGCATCCTGAGCTGCACCAGCATCTTGGAATTGGTGATGTATCGTCCCTCGGCCTCCTCGACCACGGTATGGACTCTCAGCAGGAGATGCTCAAGCCTTTCTAGCTTCTCTTCCACACATGACCTGTCGGTATGTTTCTTGATTATGAAGGACATGAGTCGGCTGAGTATTTCACTAGAAATGGCAGATAGAGCTACTTCCATTGAGGACTTGAGGTTTTGAGTCGTCCAGAGGAAATGACTGGCAGCTTGCATTTGTATTCAGCCGGGTATATAGTATTCTCAAATAAAACAATGAATGAATTAGAAGGATGCTCAAGACTAATATAGAGCTGTTAACTGCATGCATCACAGAAGAGTTTTATATGATAAGGACGACTTTGACTTCGTCGACAGAACCAACACCAACTATAAGGTAATAAAGATTGTGAGTCTCTATATATCTGTATTCTCAGTCAAAATCATGAAAATCAACTCTACATATCTTAATTTTCAGTCAAAAATCTTAGATCAGCTAGTAAAATTAAAAGGACAACTCGCAAGAAACAATTCACATTTTTATAGTCAAATTAAATAATGACAAGATTCAATGTTGTTTGAACAATAACAAAAGATCAGGCACCTAAAATATAGGATATGTGATAAAGATTTGCTCTTCTATGTGTTTTATTTTACTTTTCCTTACACTACATGTTAATATGCTGCACAACAAAACAACCAATGGTGGCAGACATGCTGAATTAGAACCCTCTCAATGTGTCTTTTAGAAGGGCACTAGTTAGGAACAAACTGTTGGAATGTCATGGCCTAATTAATTGCAAGAGTTGCATATATTGATCTAAATAACGATAGGGATTATTTTGCCTGGAATTTAAACAAAAATGACTCATTCTCTATTAGATCTATGTATAATTAAATACCTATTCGATAATGATGTTAATATAATGCAAGAAAATTGACATATGAAAGTTCACTTAAAAATCAAGATTTCTCTATATATGGTTTCTAGAAAAGGGTGTGCTACTTAAAAAGGTTAATCTAACTAATATACATTATAACAAAAGTCATATTTGTTATTTTCTATAGGAAGTTTGAACGATCCAACATTTATTCTTCGAGTACCATTATCCTTTTTTTTTGCGGCGAGCATTTTATTTGGTTTTTGGATCTGACCGACAAGAAGTTTACATTTGTTTCATAGTTGGTTGAGAATGGGAGGCAACAAACATAACTACCAATTATTTGATTGGGGCTACTTCTCTTTGCTGGCTAATTTCGCTCACAAGCAATGTTTTTTTTACAATGGTCACTTAAATCTTCAGGGGACACATGTGCTTTGGTTTTTGGCTAAATTCAACACTCGGATGATTGTGCAAATTACTTGAAACAAGTGTCAAGCATTATTTTTAATAATGGATGGTCTTTTATGTACCAGTACAATCTCAGCCTCTAGTTCAGCCCTATAAGGTTGGGTGTGGTTCTTGCTTTTTTATGGGGCTCatgctttttttttcaaaaacgcTGAATTCAGCTCAAGAGCCTGTACACGGCATTTATCGACCATCGATTTGGAATCAAAGATGAAAATAAACTCTATGTGACTTCGAGTGAACAGCGAGGACACACTTTCTTTGTTGTTAACAGTAATCTTGAGATACAAGAAAGCTTGTTCTTGTATGGTGAAcaatatagtcaaaccatccttAGAGGTCTTTTCAGAATATTTTAGTCTTTAGATAGAGACATCGAAGGATGTCATACTAGACTTTTGTGTTTGTATACTAACGTGTCTTGCTCTGATGCATTTGGAACCGTTAGTCACCTCTAAGCCCTTTTGGTCAAAATACGCGTGATGCGGTGGAGTTATGGAACGtgaaagaaggaaaaaaaaagtattCAAATTCAAAGAGATTCAAAATGACCAAATACAGACACATCTGGTTAGTGGTTAGTTAGCACGTCCTGCCATAAAGAGAGGGAAGAAGTTGTTATTGTTAACTTATGTCAGTCGGTTTGGAGCAGTATACATACTCATTTTACGTACTTATTACATCAATCAGTGAACGAACAGTTTTCGCAGACCTTAATATTGTACAATTAAATGCACGCATGTCAGGCTTCCGGGACAATTGAATCCATTCACATCACAGTATCTTTCAGATTACCTGTGCATTCTTCAATCCTCTGTATGCAGTCGATGGAATCTGCCATAGCTCCGGCCGGTTGCAGGTTAACTCGTCAGCCTTCGCCTTTAACAGATTCTACTCCAGCTCCAGCTATGGATTGGAGGAGAAGCGGGAGAGGCTGCGGCATCTCGTCACGAGGGCTCACACTGTTGTTGAGGAGGCAGATGCGCAATACATCACCAACTCTGGGATGCTGGTGCAGCTCAAGGAACATAGGACGCTGATGCAGCTCAAGGAAGATATCGTCGGAGGCTATGTATGAGGGATTGAGGGCTACCATGCGCATAAGAGAAGTATTATAGTACATTGTAAGCCGGCTAAATACTGAGGTGGaggaaagagagagtaaaagcggGTTGTAAGCTTTAGGCCGGCTCAGACATAATAACCAAGAAAGTTTGTGAGAAAGACAAgtgggtcatgtattaatagtaATGAGCTAATCATTATATGAGTGGGCTGCAAGAAGGCTGTAAAGAAACCTTACAACCATCAGCCTTATTAGCCTTGCTCTAACTAGGGGGTATGAGATTCTAACATATCCTGGTTATGGTCCTTGTATCATCTCAATGTAATGATCTTGTAATTAATAAAGCTCCCCCTTATTGAGAAAATATGTATGTCTGAAGCGAACAAACACAGAACAGTCTTTCATTAAATGCCTAATATTAATATTCTTCTGGCAATTCATCTACACTATCTCGGCTGGATTTAAAGTGTAACATACAAgaatctaaataaaatttaagtATACCTAATCAGGACCTATTACTTAACTAGACACAGAAACATCATGATGTTCTTGATATATTTGACTTAAATAGGATAATGCAATTCAAATAACAAGATGTTACTATTTATATGCTGACTTATGCCTTTTGTTGTCTGAGCAAGTACAAGGATGCTCCTCAGCGATACAGTTTGTGACAAACTTAGTAAAAGGGGGTAATCTTGATTCCCACATAGTTATCTGAAACTCCTGATTGGGTAGAATAGTAGTTGAACCTAGCACAATGTCTGCAAGCTTCACCTTGGGCAGTAATAACCTAGTTTCGTCGTGGGATGGCATGGCGCAAAGTGTAGGAGAAGAAGGCGGAACCAGCATTGTTATGTCAGTCGGATGGTCTCTCTCAAGAAGTAGTTTCGGATGCTCACCAAACCTGGAAAAATTACGCTTTATTGACTTCCTTAGCTTTTTCAATATATGAAACCAGAATTGGATGTCTTGATTCTTCCTCAAAATGTCAGCGAGTATGTTCCCCACGAGGAGCAACCCATTCAGGTTCATGGCTAGCTCCATAGCTATTGATTCAAGTTGTTGGTGATTCTCTGGGTCTGTCCCTCCGAATGCGAGTACCATGAAGAGGTAAGAAAACTCTGCATCTGACAAGCTTCTGAGGATGATTGGCTTTACAGTTCCAAACCTTGCTATCTCTTGGAACCTGCTTAAGATGATCACTTTGCTTCCTGCGCCCATCTGTGAAGAtgcatctaaataaaactttacCCATTCACTGTCATCCACATCTGAAATAAACTCCACAACAACTAAAGTCCTTAGAGACATGAATGTTTCGCGGCTTACATTCAGAAACTTGCTGCTCTTGAAATGCAATACCGAGGAGAAGTGAGAGCGAACCATATCATCATTGCAAGCATACCCAACTAAGCTTTTCTTCCCGGCTCTGTACGCACCAATTACTGGTACAACAGCTGGGACACCTACAGGAGCGTTGTCTTGCAACAGGGCGTTGATCAGCTCCTGCTTCTCCACGACGCGACTGAACATGAAATTGTCAATGTAGATATAGGTGTCATAGGGTCTTTTATACATCTGATTGCATCCACCCAATAGAATGACAAACTCTGTCATATTTGAAACAAGGGTTTCCAATTTTTCCAGAGAAGCTTGTAGCGCATGGTTGGAAGCTTTGGTAGTCCTGATGCTGGAAGCTGCTGCACGAGTGCGCTTAAGAGGAGTTGGCAAGGCAGATGATTGTGTCACCTGGTTTTGGAGTGGGGCTTCCTCAGCAGGCTTGAACCTGAAGGTGTTGAGCACATGGTAGCCTTGGTACATGCCATCAACAAGCATCCTGAGCTGTACAAGCATCTTGGAATTGGTGATGTATCGTCCCTCGGCCTCCTCGACCACGGTATGGACTCTCAGCAGGAGATGCTCAAGCCTTTCCAGCTTCTCTTCCACACATGACCTGTCGGTGTGTTTCTTGATTACGAAGGAGATGAGTCGGCTCAATATTTCGCCAGAAATTGCAGATAGAACTGCCTCCATTGAGGTTTTGAGTCGTTGAGCAGAAATGACTGGCATGGCAGGCTGGCAGCATGCTTTATTAACAGGATGACTTACATGGATGCCCAAGACTAATATAATTAACAGGGAGCAGTTAACTGCATGCATCACAGAAGTGTTTTGTACGACAAGGACGACTTTGACTTCTTCGATAGAACCAACACCAACTGCATGGCAATAAAGATTGGGATTGCTATATTTCAGATTATATTCCTAATTTTTTAGGCAACAATCTTAGACAATAAACTTGTacaattaaaaagaaaactcaCAATAGATAATTCATATATTTTTCTATAGCAAAACAATGAAAAAATTACATAATAAAAATCAGATGCCTCGAAATATAGTAAAAGTGATAAAGATTTCCTCTACATCtgttttacttttcttttatgtGAGCATTTCTAGCATACACTACGGCAGACAGCGCCTTTGCCTAGCGTCTGGTTATTTGCCGAGCGCTATAAAtcgggcgctcggcaaaggccacCTTTGCCTAGCgcagggccctcggcaaagacagcgctcggcaaagatttctttgccgagggtagtGCCCTCGGCAAACGGAGACGCTCGTCAAAGAACGTCTTTGCCAAGCACCAGACGCTCGGCAAAGGCCCGCTCTTGGCAAAGGACATCTTTCCCAAGCGCCAAGCGCTCGGCAACGgcttgcactcggcaaagagataaCACATGTAACATGGGGTACCTGCCGTcaccctttgccgagcgccctcCGTTAGGCGCTTGGCAAAGACATCTCTTTGCCTAGCGCTGACGtttggcgctcggcaaaggcatCTCTTTGCCTAGCGCTGAATTtttgcgctcggcaaaggctctCTTTGCCTAGCGCTGACTtttggcgctcggcaaagaatttttttattttttactttTTGCTTCCAAACTTTTTTGTTTGCATTACACATTATTTAATAGTATATGTTAAGGTTTTGGTAGTTTTTAAAATCTTTTTATTACATATCTTTAGTTAATTTGGTTTAATTGAATTTCTACGATAAACGCGGGTTTGAACTGCAGGTGTATCGAATCTCCGAATTCGACGGTTCAAAAATTGATATTCGCTTTACATAGCGTATGTTAAGGCCATATCCAGGAGCACGCATGA contains:
- the LOC8083596 gene encoding uncharacterized protein LOC8083596, with protein sequence MEAVLSAISGEILSRLISFVIKKHTDRSCVEEKLERLEHLLLRVHTVVEEAEGRYITNSKMLVQLRMLVDGMYQGYHVLNTFRFKPAEEAPLQNQVTQSSALPTPLKRTRAAASSIRTTKASNHALQASLEKLETLVSNMTEFVILLGGCNQMYKRPYDTYIYIDNFMFSRVVEKQELINALLQDNAPVGVPAVVPVIGAYRAGKKSLVGYACNDDMVRSHFSSVLHFKSSKFLNMGAGSKVIILSRFQEIARFGTVKPIILRSLSDAEFSYLFMTYIFSQ